The following proteins are co-located in the Brachybacterium sacelli genome:
- a CDS encoding protein adenylyltransferase SelO, whose protein sequence is MPMNGPVLHQSYAAAVPELSVPWQAEAAPHPELAWLNEDLAAELGYDADHLRSAEGLALLSGRLDGQGRPLPAGADAPVHPFTTAQAYAGHQFGSANPQLGDGRAVLLGDLVDTLGRRRDLHLKGAGATPFARAGDGKAPLGPMLREAVVGESLHALGIPTTRALAVLTTGEQIAPRQGVTAEPGAMLVRVAASHLRVGTFEHATWHHDLEVRRALAEHTISRHHPAAGEAANPPLALLEAVMRGQAELVAQWMLVGFVHGVMNTDNMALSGEGIDYGPCAFLDVHRGGAVFSSIDRGGRYAYANQPGIALWNLSRFAETLLELLDEEDPNAAVEQATAVLEGFEQHVLDAHTRGLAAKLGIPWAADSHEAGPPAERAAAIRALGTDLFALLEEQGIDHTGFFRALTDADPAALCTDPAAFEAWHARLLALRGTGARADAAREAMACTNPVHIPRNVHLEAALRAAHLGDLAPVRTLLDAVRRPFAHREEHAHLDGPGDGGEHFMTFCGT, encoded by the coding sequence ATGCCCATGAATGGTCCGGTGCTTCACCAGAGCTATGCCGCCGCGGTCCCGGAGCTGTCCGTCCCCTGGCAGGCCGAGGCCGCCCCGCACCCCGAGCTGGCCTGGCTGAACGAGGACCTCGCCGCCGAACTCGGCTACGACGCCGACCACCTGCGCAGCGCCGAAGGTCTCGCCCTGCTGAGCGGGCGGCTCGACGGCCAGGGGCGTCCGCTGCCCGCCGGCGCCGACGCCCCCGTCCATCCCTTCACCACCGCGCAGGCCTACGCCGGTCACCAGTTCGGCAGCGCCAACCCGCAGCTCGGCGACGGCCGGGCCGTCCTGTTGGGCGACCTCGTCGACACCCTCGGACGCCGGCGCGACCTGCACCTCAAGGGTGCTGGGGCGACCCCCTTCGCCCGAGCCGGTGACGGCAAGGCGCCGCTGGGCCCGATGCTGCGCGAGGCAGTGGTCGGCGAGTCCCTCCACGCTCTCGGGATCCCCACCACCCGTGCCCTCGCGGTCCTGACCACGGGGGAGCAGATCGCTCCCCGCCAGGGCGTGACCGCGGAACCGGGCGCGATGCTGGTGCGGGTCGCGGCGAGTCATCTGCGGGTCGGCACCTTCGAGCACGCCACCTGGCACCACGACCTCGAGGTGCGCAGAGCGCTGGCCGAGCACACGATCTCCCGCCATCACCCGGCCGCCGGGGAGGCGGCGAACCCGCCGCTGGCCCTGCTCGAGGCGGTGATGCGCGGCCAGGCCGAGCTGGTGGCGCAGTGGATGCTGGTGGGGTTCGTCCACGGCGTCATGAACACCGACAACATGGCGCTGTCCGGAGAGGGCATCGACTACGGGCCCTGCGCCTTCCTCGATGTCCATCGCGGTGGCGCCGTGTTCAGCTCGATCGACCGCGGCGGCCGCTACGCCTACGCCAACCAGCCCGGCATCGCGCTGTGGAACCTCTCCCGCTTCGCCGAGACGCTGCTCGAGCTGCTCGACGAGGAGGATCCGAACGCGGCGGTCGAGCAGGCCACCGCGGTGCTCGAAGGGTTCGAGCAGCACGTGCTCGACGCTCACACCCGGGGCCTGGCCGCCAAGCTCGGCATCCCCTGGGCGGCCGATTCCCACGAGGCCGGACCGCCCGCGGAGCGTGCGGCCGCGATCCGCGCCCTCGGCACCGACCTCTTCGCCCTCCTCGAGGAGCAGGGCATCGACCACACCGGCTTCTTCCGGGCCCTTACCGACGCCGACCCGGCCGCCCTGTGCACCGACCCCGCTGCCTTCGAGGCCTGGCACGCGCGCCTGCTCGCACTGCGCGGCACCGGGGCGCGGGCCGACGCCGCCCGGGAGGCCATGGCGTGCACGAACCCCGTCCACATCCCGCGCAACGTGCACCTTGAGGCCGCGTTGCGCGCCGCGCACCTCGGCGATCTCGCTCCGGTGCGGACCCTGCTGGACGCCGTGCGACGGCCCTTCGCCCACCGTGAGGAGCATGCGCACCTCGACGGGCCGGGCGACGGGGGCGAGCACTTCATGACTTTCTGCGGGACCTGA
- a CDS encoding ROK family protein, with translation MRTADDGAPAARPDPRPGTAVRQGNARDCVLALREATSALTIGEIAARTTLSRPTVENVLHDLLAVGTIFRAPLAEDRSGRPGRPARRFALDPSAATVAALDLGERTVSCLVTDALGDVLTRSTVGVEAGDHLTAIEQALGRTGHRPDVIGLAVPGILAADGRLARSLALEDLVGRDLAADVARRLDCPAVVENDIKLAALAERHLGPPADSIAYLQIGHRLSVALIVDGVILQGSHRLAGELGSQRGMRWTSTSYRGRLTWSTGDEAKPLLERAAAGEDAARDEIEEFCAEIAPRLATVLLTVDPELVVVGGGLSREGETLLAPLRSSLHHLLMTPEKPQVVAARLRRDGSLVGALGRAFEHGSGHVAGVPGVPAPWQRFLTLPAPPDAAEPSAAAP, from the coding sequence ATGAGGACGGCCGACGACGGCGCACCCGCTGCGCGCCCCGACCCGCGACCCGGGACGGCGGTGCGCCAGGGCAATGCCCGGGACTGCGTGCTCGCACTGCGCGAGGCCACCTCCGCCCTGACCATCGGCGAGATCGCCGCCCGCACCACCCTCTCCCGCCCCACGGTCGAGAACGTCCTGCACGACCTCCTCGCGGTCGGCACGATCTTCCGTGCACCCCTGGCCGAGGACCGCTCCGGCCGGCCCGGGCGCCCCGCCCGCCGCTTCGCCCTCGATCCCTCGGCGGCGACCGTCGCGGCCCTCGACCTCGGCGAGCGCACCGTGAGCTGCCTGGTCACCGACGCCCTCGGCGACGTGCTCACCCGAAGCACGGTGGGGGTCGAGGCCGGTGACCACCTCACCGCGATCGAGCAGGCCCTCGGGCGCACGGGCCACCGACCCGACGTGATCGGCCTCGCGGTGCCGGGCATCCTCGCCGCGGACGGGCGCCTCGCGCGCAGCCTCGCGCTGGAGGATCTCGTCGGCCGCGACCTCGCCGCAGACGTGGCCCGACGCCTGGACTGCCCGGCCGTGGTCGAGAACGACATCAAGCTCGCCGCGCTCGCCGAGCGCCATCTGGGCCCGCCCGCCGACTCCATCGCCTACCTGCAGATCGGCCATCGCCTCTCGGTGGCCCTCATCGTGGACGGGGTGATTCTGCAGGGCAGCCACCGGCTGGCCGGCGAGCTCGGCAGCCAGCGCGGGATGCGCTGGACCAGCACCTCGTATCGCGGACGGCTGACCTGGTCCACCGGGGACGAGGCGAAGCCCCTGCTGGAACGGGCGGCGGCCGGGGAGGATGCCGCGAGGGACGAGATCGAGGAGTTCTGCGCCGAGATCGCGCCGCGGCTGGCCACCGTGCTGCTGACGGTCGATCCCGAGCTGGTGGTCGTCGGCGGCGGCCTGTCGCGGGAGGGCGAGACCCTGCTCGCTCCGCTGCGCAGCAGCCTCCACCATCTGCTGATGACCCCCGAGAAGCCCCAGGTGGTGGCCGCCAGGCTGCGCCGGGACGGGTCTCTCGTCGGCGCGCTCGGCCGGGCCTTCGAGCACGGCTCCGGCCACGTCGCCGGGGTGCCGGGGGTGCCCGCGCCGTGGCAGCGCTTCCTCACCCTCCCCGCACCGCCCGACGCCGCGGAGCCGTCGGCCGCCGCTCCCTGA
- a CDS encoding sugar phosphate isomerase/epimerase family protein, whose translation MTTGISLGFSSYSFHSQISTGAMTLPQVIDWVAAHDGEHLELASLGDSPDATIPNIASDPAYVDQIRAAAERAGVTLSTLAIGANFFTDDTEELAAQIDRVKAHVDLADRLGIRQMRHDVVAHAGLSGDDTPLFEQALAPIVAASTEIAQYAATKGVTTSLENHGFFVQAADRVRRIVQAVDEPNFRTTLDVGNFVCVDEDPTVSVPQNLPYAMVVHLKDFYIRPADADPGEGWFRSRGGKHLRGAVVGNGDIDLRSVARSITDSGYTGFVSIEFEGWEDCLLGCERGLANARRLLGL comes from the coding sequence ATGACCACCGGCATCAGCCTCGGCTTCAGCTCCTACAGCTTCCATTCCCAGATCTCCACCGGCGCGATGACCCTTCCGCAGGTGATCGACTGGGTGGCGGCCCACGACGGCGAACACCTCGAGCTCGCCTCCCTCGGCGACAGCCCGGACGCCACGATCCCGAACATCGCCTCCGATCCGGCCTACGTCGACCAGATCCGCGCAGCCGCGGAGAGGGCGGGGGTGACGCTGTCCACCCTGGCGATCGGCGCGAACTTCTTCACCGACGACACCGAGGAGCTCGCCGCGCAGATCGACCGCGTGAAGGCCCACGTGGACCTCGCCGACCGCCTCGGGATCCGCCAGATGCGGCACGACGTGGTCGCCCACGCCGGGCTCTCCGGCGACGACACCCCGCTGTTCGAGCAGGCGCTGGCTCCGATCGTCGCGGCGAGCACGGAGATCGCGCAGTACGCCGCGACCAAGGGGGTCACCACCAGCCTCGAGAACCACGGCTTCTTCGTGCAGGCCGCGGACCGCGTGCGCCGGATCGTCCAGGCCGTCGACGAGCCGAACTTCCGCACCACGCTGGACGTGGGCAACTTCGTGTGCGTCGACGAGGATCCCACCGTCTCGGTCCCGCAGAACCTGCCCTACGCGATGGTCGTCCACCTCAAGGACTTCTACATCCGACCGGCCGACGCCGATCCCGGCGAGGGCTGGTTCCGAAGCCGCGGCGGCAAGCACCTGCGCGGCGCGGTGGTCGGCAACGGCGACATCGACCTGCGCTCGGTGGCCCGTTCGATCACCGACTCCGGCTACACCGGATTCGTCTCGATCGAGTTCGAGGGCTGGGAGGACTGCCTGCTGGGCTGCGAGCGCGGCCTCGCGAACGCCCGCCGTCTGCTCGGCCTCTGA